CGACTGCCGCGGGATGAGCGCCCCGGCCACTCGTGGCGCGGGAGCAGGGGGCGAGTGCGGCCCGTACTCGTGCGCGTGCCAGTGCAGGAAGGTGAAGTTGAAGAGACCCGGCTGCCTCAGCGCCCACCAGGCCAGCTCCCACCAGAAGGTGAGGAAGGCCTGGGCGAAGTCCACCCCCGGCCTGCCGTGCTTCAACAGGAAGGCCACCTCCACGTGGTAGCTCAGTTGCTTCTCGGTGAAGTCGCGCACCGCCAGAGCCAGGCCCAGCTTGCTGCCGTAGCGCCGGTACACCGAGCCCACTGACATTCGCATGGCCTCGGCCAGCCCCGCGGCCTGCACGTTGTCGTAGCCCCGCCGCGCCAACAGCGCCGCCGCGTCGCGCATGGACTCGGCGTGCATCATCTCCAGGAAATCCATCCCCCTCCCCCTTCCCGCCCCTCGGGCGACTGGCTGTCGCGAACGAGACGTCCTTCCGCTTCGCTCCCCCCGGGGGAGGAACCTCCGCGGAAGGAACGTTCCTTCCACCGGCACCTGTCTACCGGGTGGGTCCGACATGGGGTGTCGCCCCTGCAACGCCCCGGGTTGTGGACCCAGCATGCGGTGACGCTCTCAACAAGGCCCGGGTCATAGGCCCTTGCGGCTCGCCTGCAGGCGGGTGTGTTTCGTACGGGGCCACGGATGGCCTGACAAAGCCCTCCGGGGGCGGCGCGCTTTGACGTGCCACGCGGAAGGTGCGTCCCGGCGCAGGGGCTTCGGGCCCGACTCCTGTCGGACAGGCCGCCCGGCAGGCATTCCCTGAGACTGCCTCGGAGCCTGCCGCGTTTCGCGCTCCCAGCCTGGAGCGCGGACTCCGGGCGACTCAGACGGATGACCGACACGCTCCGCACTTGCCCTCTGGAAAGTCGGGCCCTTGGCGACGCGGCCTGGCGTCTGGCTCGACTCTCGGCAGGTTGACGCGTCCCAGAGGGAGGCCGAGCCGCTGAAGTGGTGGCCTCCCAGCGGAAACCCGAGGGCGTCGGTCCAGAATGGTGAACGTCGAGTCAGGGCTTCGGGGGCACCACCTTGTAGCCGCGCTGGAGGAGTGGGGAGAGCCGGTCCGAGATGTCCCAGGCCTCCACCACCTTGCCCTCGCGCATCCGATACAGGGAGTGGCCGTCGAGCGTGAGGGCCTTGGGCTTGCCGGCCGCGTCGAGGTTCTTCGGGTCCGTGCCCGTGGCCTTCCAGTGCACCACCACCAGGTCGCCGTCCGCGACGAGGTGGAGGATGTCGAACTTGAGGTCGGGGAGCTGCTGGAAGCTGGCCTCGGCCTGCTGGCGCACGAGGGCCGGGCCCACCACGTTCGCCGGGGCGCCCTGGGAGTGGTCCACGAAGTCCTGGGCGATGTACTCGGGGATGCGGTCGAGCTTGCGCAGGTTGTAGAGCTCCTCGGTGAGCTGCCTCGCGCGCTCCTTGTTCTGGGCTTCCAGCGCGGCGGCGTGCTCCACCGGGGACACGGTGGCGCAGCCCGACAGCCACCCCAGGGCACACAGCAACATCGTCACGTGTCGTGTCATGGCGCGGGGAGTCTGCCCGGGCCACCGCAAGCCCGTCAGCGCTCCCCGGCCCGTAACGTTCACCTCAGGGCGCCAGCCGGCCCAGGGCGATGGGTGCGGCGATGCAGGTGTCCGGAATCCCAAACGCGTCCACCAGCGCCACCGCGTCCGGCCGCACCTCCGCGCACAGCCGCTCCACCTCCTTGCGGATGGCCCTCGCCTTGGCGCCCTCCAGCAGCCCGTGCTCCAGGAACCAGCCGCTCGCCGACTCCAGGCAGGACAGGCCGTAGAGGTCGCAGAGCCGCCCGAGCACCGTCTTCAGCCCTGGCTCCTTCAC
This is a stretch of genomic DNA from Pyxidicoccus trucidator. It encodes these proteins:
- a CDS encoding ester cyclase, whose product is MTRHVTMLLCALGWLSGCATVSPVEHAAALEAQNKERARQLTEELYNLRKLDRIPEYIAQDFVDHSQGAPANVVGPALVRQQAEASFQQLPDLKFDILHLVADGDLVVVHWKATGTDPKNLDAAGKPKALTLDGHSLYRMREGKVVEAWDISDRLSPLLQRGYKVVPPKP